The Myxocyprinus asiaticus isolate MX2 ecotype Aquarium Trade chromosome 39, UBuf_Myxa_2, whole genome shotgun sequence genome window below encodes:
- the lin37 gene encoding protein lin-37 homolog, protein MLHCKIKTEKTDAGTPGARNRLDAVLQGLVERSDSEREQNEEDAGKMAADSLSKDLSPSSAGKRPSSRFPQHRRKKRKEMDDSLAETNQHKQNAYVIKLFDRSVDLAQFSTTTPLYPICRAWMRNNPTVREKTAPSPPHSSGEDEMTDMLNGKGQNVYRLPPPVSCSVNSAGELVNLRIPPVEKPAESQSVDSAAGASPLIFSHIKRWKKIRQKWKEASNKNQLRYSESIKILKEMYER, encoded by the exons ATGCTTCATTGTAAAATCAAGACTGAGAAAACAG atgctgGAACTCCTGGAGCTCGAAACCGCCTTGATGCAGTGTTGCAAGGTCTAGTTGAGAGGAGTGACAGTGAGAG AGAGCAAAATGAAGAGGATGCTGGAAAAATGGCAGCAGACTCTTTGAGCAA GGATTTGTCACCTTCCTCTGCTGGGAAAAG ACCATCATCACGATTCCCACAACATAGAAGGAAGAAGCGCAAAGAGATGGATGATAGCCTGGCTGAAACCAACCAGCACAAACAAA ATGCTTATGTCATCAAGTTATTTGACCGTAGTGTGGACTTGGCACAGTTCAGCACCACCACTCCACTCTACCCTATCTGTCGGGCATGGATGAGAAACAACCCCACTGTGCGAGAGAAAACTGCCCCCAGTCCCCCTCACAGCTCTGGAGAGGACGAG ATGACTGACATGTTGAACGGCAAAGGTCAGAACGTGTACAGACTTCCTCCACCTGTTTCCTGCTCGGTCAATTCTGCTGGTGAGCTGGTTAATCTCAGAATTCCTCCTGTAGAGAAACCCGCAGAGAGCCAG TCTGTAGACTCTGCAGCAGGGGCATCACCTCTTATCTTCAGTCACATCAAACGCTGGAAGAAAATTAGACAGAA GTGGAAGGAGGCCTCCAATAAAAACCAGCTAAGATACAGCGAGAGCATAAAAATTCTTAAGGAAATGTATGAACGTTAG